Proteins from a single region of Artemia franciscana chromosome 2, ASM3288406v1, whole genome shotgun sequence:
- the LOC136034305 gene encoding uncharacterized protein LOC136034305, with translation MCNTVNNRSRRPTTRWKRSKHTGELSRNYFHLSYYHKMYATVIVVTLLATYATSGLTYEIDTDREIMAELASRDNDIMAYHRPISPRFRVPMEKRSMRLCGRYLVDALKMICKGSYAGPGKRSVRSTDSEEPSFANFFSNINNEEANTSMSTRVRRGIVDDCCKRYCTYSELSSYCYGK, from the exons ATGTGTAATACGGTGAATAATCGCAGTCGGCGACCAACAACAAGGTGGAAAAGATCTAAACATACCGGTGAACTTTCAAGGAACTATTTTCATCTTTCATACTATCATAAG ATGTATGCAACTGTCATAGTCGTAACTCTTCTTGCTACTTATGCCACATCAGGGCTTACCTACGAAATTGACACCGATCGAGAAATTATGGCAGAGCTAGCATCTCGAGATAACGACATCATGGCTTACCACCGACCGATTTCACCAAGGTTCCGTGTTCCAATGGAAAAGAGAAGCATGCGACTATGCGGAAGGTATCTTGTAGATGCTTTGAAAATGATCTGCAAGGGTTCTTATGCTGGCCCAGGGAAGCGAAGCGTTCGCT cTACCGACAGCGAAGAACCATCTTTTGCAAACTTTTTCTCTAACATCAACAATGAAGAAGCAAATACATCTATGAGCACGCGAGTACGACGTGGCATAGTTGATGATTGTTGCAAACGATATTGCACTTATTCCGAATTATCTTCCTACTGCTATGGCAAATGA